The nucleotide sequence ctatatatactatatatataacataaatatatatttaaatatatagtatatatagtaaatatatttttaaatatacagtaaatatatatatttatacatatatacacatatatagtaacATGACCTTTTACTATATATAGAGtaaatatatatagtacatatgtacatatatacctgtatgtgtatatatacatatacatatacacacatatatatgtataagtatatagTAAAAGGTCATGTTACATTGgtactttttaaattctaaactTTAAGTTTAGAACAAAGATCAACATATTTTTTATGGCAAATGATCGGTTCTCTGCTCAGTCACCAAAGAATATGCATGAAATAACATTATTCAGTGGTGAGTTCCATTAATAgcatgaagtaaaataaaagcacctggaaggaagaaatagagCACCTTCTCATTGAGTACTTACCTCTGTTAAGGGAGTCAGGCTATTGTTGAACTGACAGGCGGCACGTCTGTCAGGACTGTGTATAACAACAAGACCCCTACTGAGAACCCCACAGTCCATGCAATACAGAATGGGGTCTTAGAGAagcatccttaaaaaaaaaaaaaaaaaggccttcaaATTGATTTAGACAGATTTCTCGTGGCGGTGGACAACAGATTTTGTGTAATAAACTCTAGAGCTTTATTTCACATTATCATTTAACAATAACattatgaacaatttttttttcactatttcaaCTTTTCCTTTAGATTCCGGGGGTACATTGTGTGATGTACCAGTTTGCTAtgtgggtatattgtgtgatgctgaggtttggggtatgattgatcctgtcacccaggacTGAGTGTAGTAGCCaatagtttttcaatccttgtctccctccctctctccccactctagtagtcccCGATGTCGATTGTTGCCATCATTAGGTCAATGAATACCCGATGTTTAATTCCCATttgtcagtgagaacatatggcatttggttttctgttcctgggttaatttgattaggataatggcccccagctgcatccatgttactgtGAAGGACATgagttcattgttttttatggctgagttgtactccatggtgtatgtgtaccacattttctctatccagtccaccactgatgggaacctaggttgattccatgtctttgctattgtgaattgtactGTGACaaacatgcaagtgcatgtgtctttttggtagaatgatttattttcttttggctacAGACCaagtaaagggattgctgggtcaaatgatagttctattttaagttcttgagaaatctccacattgctttccatagtggctgaactaatctacattcccatcaacagcatATAAGCATTCTCTCCTCTCGAcagccttgtcagcatctgttgtttttttactatttctttctttattctgaaaGTATGGGGCTTCAATTACTgagctttttaataatagcctttctgactggtgcaagatggtatctcattgtggttttgatttgcatttctttgatgaataATGATATGgggcattttttcacatgtttgttggctgcttgtatgtcttgttttgagaagtgattgttcaagtcctttgcccactttttaatggggttatttgttttttgcttgttcaattgtttaagttccttatagattctggatattaggcgtTTATTGGATGCACagcttgtgaatattttctctcattctgtaggttgtctatttactgtgttgatagtttcatttactgtgcagaagctctttagtttaattaggtcccgcttgtcaatttttgtgtttgttgcaattgcttttgaggacttagtcataaattctttctgaAGATTGATGCTCAGAATgatgttttctagattttctcctggggtttttacagtttgaggtcttacatttaaatctttaatccatcttgagttaatttttctatatggtgaaATGttggggtctagtttcaatccTCTGCATAGAGCTAGCCAGCTATCTCAGCACCACTTATCGAATAGGGAGTCCTatcctcattgcttatttttgttaatgttATCAAAGATTAGATTGTTGTATgagtgtggctttatttctggattctctattctgttccttttgtCTATGCCACTTTATATTTTACAAccttctgttttggtaccagtaccatgctgttttgtttactgtagtctTATAgcgtagtttgaagtcaggtaatgtgatgcctccagatttctttttatttaggattgctttggctatttgggctcttttcggttccatatgaatttcagaatcgttttttttctggttctgtgaaaaatgagatTGGTAGCTTGataaaaatagcattgaatctgtagattgctttgggcagtgtagccattttaatgacattgattcttccaatccattggcatgggatgtttttccattcgtttgtgtcACCTATCATTTCTTTAAGTCGTGTTCTGTAATTTTCtctgtagagatttttcacttccttggttagatgtattcctagggggtgtgtgtatgtgtgtgtggctattgaaGTGTAAAATAAAGTCGTAAAATATACAACCATTTTGTGATTAACATGTCTCTCACCATACTAAGAAGAAGTGTTTGACTTAAGGTCTAAATGCAGGAAACATGCATTCTCCAGGGTCTTTTCTAAACTTTTGTGATTATAATTACATTAGTAAGTAACTAATTTACTCTTACATTACTCATGTTTCTTTAACTTTTGAAAGAGAGGTAATTGGCCAGAGGTTGCCTAAGGCTTCTTCCATCTCTAACACCCTGGGTATTCTATGATGTTCCAACAGGTGTTGGATCAGTAAATACACCATTAGGCTGGGAATATAAGTTTCAACCCAGGTGCAGCCTCCCAGGGTGTTTCTTGTTGCAGAACATTTCTCAGGTGTTCGATGCATGCCTGGAATTCTGGGCACAAGTGACTCTGTACACATGATAAAGACATAGTTGTACTCATCTTCCTGACTCAGCTGTGCTCCACAAATGCCATTTACGATGATTATAAGAAAACTACTCAGACTTAAGTTATGAGAACTATGTAAGAGGATTGTTCTGCATCTTGCTTTGAATATCTCTAGACAAAAGAGAGATGCAATCTACTGGAAGGAAATATCACAAAGACCATGATTTCTATGCTAAGAATATTGAGTTTTATTAGAAAGCAGACAACATGATATGGGAGTTAGACTGGAGTCCTAGGAAGAGAGAGTATTTTTCATCTGTAGTTGGTCTGAAAAGGTATCTTCAGTGCATAGGGTGAGCTAGTATGAAGAGATGAGAAATGGGCTTCTCAAGGAAACGTGTATTGCTCTGCGGTGAAGCCCTGAGGGGCAGCGGGATGGTCCTGGCCATCTTCTGAAGGGTTCTTCGTGATTACGGGCTGCTCAGCAGGAGAAGGTCCTGCAGGTGGTGCTGCAAGGCGTCGGCTGGCCGCAGGGGGGCCGGCAGCAGGGGGACTGCACAGACACAGGCTGGCAGCAGGTGGTGGCCCAGCAGCAGGGCCTGCAGACCACAGCCGTGCACGACGTGGGGCAGCAGGTGATGGGGCGGCAGCAGCCTTCCTGCAGGGAGCAGGGGTCGCAGCACACCGGGCGGCGGCAGGGCTCGCAGATGGGGCGTGTGCAGCGGGGCACGCAGGTCACGGGGCGGCACACGGTGGTCTGGTAGGTCACGGGGCGGCAGCAGCAGGGGTCGCGGTAGCAGCAGGGCTGGCAGCAGCCTTCCCCGTAGCTCAGGGAGGAGAAGGTGGAGCCGCAGCAggagccagtcatggtggtgtctGAGGCTGGTGTGGGGTGGGCTGTTGAGAGGAGCTGGATGTTCTCAGATGTGAATGTCCTCCTCCCGCTCCGGGCCCTTTATATACCCTGGCTGGGAGCTGATGACCCCCAGGACACGAGGTCATTTCCTTGTTTTCACTTATTCTTCCTGAAATAACACCTGCAGATTAGTAAGTTTTCTAGACATTGTTTAGATACTCAGGTACACATAAATGtctatttgttttccttatttagtGTAGACCCattatattttgctatttatGGTTCAAATATGAATTTAATGACCCTAACTTCAAAGTCTCCAATTATCATTATAATTCAATGATGCTTTTGCCAGTTGCTGTTTTGATAGCACAAAGCAGCTGTCATGCTCTGCATGCTCTGAGGGTTACTTGCTAGCAGTTGAAGTGAAGTACACCTCAAGTTGTTAGCATTCTTTGCCACTGCTAAGCTTCCTGGGCAAAACAAGTTGAGGATAATACTACAGGGATAGTTTAAAAGTCAGGATTTCTCAGTAAAAGAAGAATTTTCCAGTCCTCTTTTTGGAGGTACAAGAATGCATTTTAGTAGGTTTCCATCATCCAGTGGTTTTTGTCTTAGAGATATGTTCATTGATTTCTatggttgtatatttccagaccAAGGTAAATTTCACTGTAATCTTCATGATAGCCAGTATCATTAAGTTCTAACTATGTTCCaagcagcatattaaaaaatacacGTATTAATCTAATCTTCATAACATTCTTAGGATATAGATactgtttatttctcatttcacaCATGAGGAACCAgataagtgacttacccaaggtcatgtACCTAGTAAGTGTTGGAGCCAATACTCACTCCAGAAATATCTGTGGGAACATTATTTGTCAGCCCAAAAAGCTGAAGAACTCACTGTAGCTAAAGAATGGATTGTAGGCACCACATTCCCAGATATTAAggaatgtctattttatttaggAACTTTTACAATGTATTTACTTTGAAAACAGTTGTTATTTGTgatatggctaattttttagagtCAGCTGAAAGGACTCTATGTCTTACCAGTAGCCTCAGGAATGGGAAGAATTACCTTCTATTCAGCCTTCTGAAAATGTCAAAACATACCCTAAGGAGATAGTGTCATAGTTGGGCATAATTGAATGATCATGGGGTATTGTGAACAAAGCCACCAAAATGGTGAGAAAGTCAAACAAGTCTATGTAGATGAAGGCTGCAGTCTTGCAGTATAATAAAACCCTTCAGTAGTGATCCCAGTTGAATGTGTTCTCAGGCCTCATCCGGCCCATACCTCAGTGTCTTCAACATCTCCCTGTGTGCTATGCTGGGGCTCATTTCTGCTTATGGAACCAattgtcatttttaattgtttcaaatTGTCATGACTTGTAGGCAAATTATGTCACTCAATCACATTTTAGTCTTTGCCTCTTAATTTGCTTGGTCCTGACCTTTTCCTTTACAACTAAGTCtgttctattaggttggtgcaaaaagtaattgtggtttttggcattactttcaatggcaaaagctgcaattacttttgcaccaatctaatagatCTGAAGTTGAAGGTTCAAGTGTAGGCCTTCTTATTGCTCACACTTCTTGCATGGTTTCTTACAGGCTTACCCAGATCTGCACCAGTCACTTTGGCCAACCAGAGAATGGGGTGACTGTGGAAATAAATGAGATTCAGTAATAGCGATAACTTTAGGGGGAAACAAGGCATTCTCCATTtgagaaaacacttttaaataaggaGGTCTCTAGaaggctaaaaagaaaaactctgagaggagaaaaacagatgTACTTAGCAAATTTTGAAAACACTGATCAAGATTATATacaaagaggctgggcgtggtggttcacgcctgtaatcccagcactttgggaggctgtggcgggcgcatcacgaggtcaggagatcgagaccatcctggttaacatggtgaaaccccatctctactaaaaatacaaaaaattagctgggcatgatggcaggcacctgtagtcccaactactcgcaaggctgaggcagaagaatggtgtgaacccgggaagcggagcttgcagtgagcggagattgtgccactgtactccaacctgggcaacagagcaagactccgtctccaaaaaaaaaaagaatatatagaaagaaattaGACTTATGAGCCTATCCATTGGTTAATTACCAAACGGTTAACAAAGATAAAACTCCATTGTGCACATACTGAAAATGTAAAGGTTTTGAATATAACAGACTTCTTGTTGAGAAACTTTTACCATATTTCCAGAAAAAAGATCTTTCTTCATGATTGgtttattgttttaagaataTGCACATCCAGCATGATGAGTTGAGAGTTGGGATGGAATGAtgatgtttttctctcttctaacCAATCCCCTTAGaacttattcattcatcattcaacacatcattttttattatactcaATGTGCCAAATATTGTGCAGGTCAGTGGGAATCTAGTAGTGAACAAAGTTAGTCAAGATCCTGGCCCtcaatgtaaattagctcagccattgtggcaagcagtttggcaatttctgaaagtatttaaaacagaattgccatccaacccagcaatcccattattgggtatggACCCAGAGGAACAGaagtcattctaccataaagacaatACATGCATACGTCTGTTCAAAgtagcaaaaatatggaatcaacctaaatacccattaagggtggactggataaagaaaatatggtacacataCATCACAGAATagtacacagccataaaaaaaggaaattatgtcctttgtaacaatgtggatgaagctggaggccattatcctaagcgaactaacgcagatacagaaaaccaaataccacatgttctcacttataagtggtatgtaaacattgaatacatatggacacaaagaagggaacaacagatactgaggCCTACTTGAAGGCGGATGGCGGGAAGAGGGTGAGGATGAAAAAACCACCTGTCTGTTACTAtgcttttgtttaatttaattaattaattaattttttgaaacggagtctcactctgtcacccaggcaggagtgcagtggtgcaatcttggctcaccgaagcctctgcctcccaggttcaagtgattctcctgactcagcctcctgagtagcttggattacaggcgcatgccaccatgcccagctaatttttgtatatttagtagagacagggtttcgccatgttggccaggctggtcttgaattcctggcctcaagtgacctacccaccttagcctcccaaagtgccgggattacaggcataagccactgcacctggccatctgttactatgcttattacctgggtgatgaaataatctgtataccaaaaccctgtgacacacaatttacctatataacacacctgcacatgtatccctgaacttaaaataaatttaaattaaaaaaaatgaagacctCTGCCCTCACAAAGCTTCCCTTGCCTCACTTTTCTCAATGGGCAGGTAGATATGCCCAGGAATACATGCCGAACAATcaaagaaacctcttttctatCAGATGCTAGGAACCAAAAACATATTTCTCAGCGAAATGATAGTGGTTAGCCTTCCTTACCAACCTACAAGTATTTAACAATATCAACAATATATGCAGTATGGATTAATGTTATCAGCATTTCAACTGCATTGGTGTTGTTTAAATGGTAAGATGAATGTGGAGCTCAAAACCAGGATGATGACAACCAAGGCTTCACTTCTCCCTGCCTTCTCAGCAGCAGCCACTCCACTGGAAGTAGAACTGGCCGTGATGGTGCTGATGGGAACCATGGAGAATTTGGGATAGTGGTTCCTCCAGCATGGGATGTTCAGTGGCTAGGGATTCCCAGGTCCCCTTTGACATCAATTACTGCACAGTTTTCTACATTGGTGAACAAATGGGGCTGTAACTTAACTTAGACTTCCTCCCCCTTATCATGTGTGTGAATTATTCATAAGTCAAGTTTATGTTTACAGAGACCTACTATAGTCTCACCATTTCCTCAGCATCACCATAAAACCTGCGACTAGAAATATGAAGGTGAATCACATGAGATGATCAGATTTATTTTGACATGCTATTAAAATTATAGACCTTCCACCTGAGTTGTTCCTATTCTAAAGCTCAAAAATGGCCCTTAGAAAATCCTTCCTTTCGTTCTTCTGATTCTCTATGCTGTAATGTAAGCTAAATATGAGCTTTTGAAAAgtgataaacaataaataaaaagaaatgtgtttacttccccagaaataaaattttattttatttttacaggcaAAAATACAGCATACAAATAGCATtatcctggaagaaaaaaaatctcatctgagaaccttgaaataatacaaaaaaggGTGATGAGTCAGTGGGACAGAGTTCTATTCAAGAGGAGCTTTGATTTGTATTtactcgttttttttttttttttttaagccaagaaATCAAATGATGAAAGCTGGAATTTTTCTCAAGATTGTCAGAGAGGGCCAGGATTAGCTACATAATTATGTGGGGAAACAGGATGTTATTGTTGAATTCGTGCTTGTGGATCAGCTAGGCTGCAAAGGTGGAGTCTCTCATCTGATCCAGAAGGGGTGGAAGAGTCTGCACATGATTCTGTGCACCTGGGAATGTTTTGTGCGTTGAGGGGAGAGGTGGGGTCTCAGCAGGAGAAGGTCCTGCAGGTGGTGCTGCAAGGCGTCGGCTGGCCGCAGGGGGGCCGGCAGCAGGGGGACTGCACAGACACAGGCTGGCAGCAGGTGGTGGCCCAGCAGCAGGGCCTGCAGACCACAGCCGTGCACGACGTGGGGCAGCAGGTGATGGGGCGGCAGCAGCCTTCCTGCAGGGAGCAGGGGTCGCAGCACACCGGGCGGCGGCAGGGCTCGCAGATGGGACGCGTGCAGCGGGGCACGCAGGTCACGGGGCGGCACACGGTGGTCTGGTAGGTCACGGGGCGGCAGCAGCAGGGGTCGCGGTAGCAGCAGGGCTGGCAGCAGCCTCCCCCGCAGCTCAGGGAAGAGAAGGTGGAGCCGCAGCAggagccggtcatggtggtgtcTGAGGCTGGTGTGGGGTGGGCTGTTGAGAGGAGCTGGGTGTTCTCGGGTGTGAATGTCCTCGTGCCCCTCTGGGCCCTTTATATGCCCTGGCTGGGAGCTAATGACCCCCAGGACGTGAGGTCATTTCCTGGAGTTGTAGCTGCCCGTTGAAATGAGAACTCTGGATTTAACTGCTGAGGCAGCGATCCCTAAATCACTAAAGGATGCTTTGTTTTCTACCTGTCTGCTTTTTCCCTTTAACTGAATACCTGGTGATGTATATCATCAGAACAATTGCTCATCTGTCAGCTTCCAGGTCATGCCATGTGAGAAGATGCAAGTTTGAAGAATCCAGCATTGCCACCATCACACTTTCCTCTTGTTTGCTGCCATCCGTGACTTAAGCATAAGACTGGAAAGTTCATGAGTCACAGGCCAGGTTTCTGATTGGCATTGAGATCAAGTAAGAATTTCTAAAAAGCCAAAATTGTTCATAAGAGCGGATGTGTATTGATTCTGCTATGGAAAGCATGGCCCAGTGTTTGATGACACAGTGCCTAACCTTGTTTGTAAGAAAATCATCACCAAAGCTGCTagactgattttattttagtaatctGAGTTGGTTTATAACTCATTAACACTTATGAGACACTATGTAGATGATGCTGTACTATTTGGGGgtggagagggaaaggaaagaaaaataactttcaaatagTTTCCTATCACATAGCAGTCACAAATTTTAGTAAGGCAAGACAAAGATAAATCAAGCAATTAAAGGGAAAGAACTTTTCTGGAAACAATAAAGTCAAAGTAAGTGGGGATTTAATTCATTCTGTGCCTTTCTGAATGCCCTTCCATGATTATTgtcttagaaataaaattgaaattggctatttcttgctttcttgctttgaCATATGCACTTTGTATTACATACTTCAAAATCTATGGACAATATCTACAAAGGAATCAGTTATCTTTCTGTCACAGCTGCTTTAGTTTGTTGGCTGAGGGTTTTGTTTGCTTATGAGGTGGTAAGGTGGTATTATGAAAAAGACAAGGGGAATTAGTTGAGCTGGTGACCAATAAAATAGCTTTGTCTTTTCCAGCCATAGTGAAGACGAAtaggaatacagaaaataaatttagtgttgGAAGGTAGATTAAAGATAACATTGCCCAAGGAATGCTGATGGTCTTCGGCACAAATTTACCTCTgaggtgtgttttgttttgtttgctctttttaaaaatacacctttGGTCTACCATATCTCTGATCTTTGAAGGCCTTTGAGTCTATGATCCATCGTAGTCCATCACAGTTTTTGGAAGACCAGATTTACAAAATGAATTCCTCCAAAGTCGTATGGATCAAAGAGTGGCAAATCTTTAACAATACCACAGGTCTTCTGTGGAGTAGAAACACTGGTGATGTCTCCTAGTCTTTTTCCAACTTGGAGTCACTCAAAATAGACAACATGTAGCAgttgttattaaaaatttttattctctttagtgaaataaaataagtacTCACTTGATACATGGTATAGCATACTGTTCTTTGTTTCGGAATGTATACAGAGATGccaaactaaaaagaaatatgtcTATAAATCCACTGCTTTTGTTAACAAAAGAACGCAGtatgaagaaatacttttttctaaaattataggCTGTCAGAAACCTTGCTCTTCATCCATATCAGTAAGAAGCAAACATTCCACTCTTGCCTGGACAGGATCTAAGTCATTTGGACAGAGAAGCAACCTCAGTACCCAAACCAGGTGCAGAATTTCAGACAATTGACTTTCAGACACAACATTCCCCATTTGTCTTAACTATACAGCTTCCAGCAAAGGAGGACCATAAGTCTGTTTCACAGACCACATCtggtgttaattattttttaaacacagcCCTGTTTTTCCCTGAGCTTATGAAAACACTATGTCATGTAATTTTACCCCACCATTCCTCaacattttataataacattTCTCTACTTTGTTTGGGAGGATGCCCTGTGGTCCTCAGCCATGTGGTCTCCCTTGCTATAGCATGTTGATAGTCCTAAGCTATTGGACAAGAGGTGTGTCCCTGGTCTTTACCACATGGACTTTTTAGTCATATTATTCAAGTTACACACATACTTCAAGTGCATAATCACCAGGATGGAAACAAGTAAATCTTAAGCACAGTGAAAATAACTTGTGAGATTTTTGTAGTTGGATAGATAAAGAATGTAGTGTTGGTGACCCTTTGTGATGGTGGGCCACGCCCTCTTCTTAATAGTTTTATGAATTGTATTTTGTTAGGAACTAGTCTGGGAGCCACTAGATGTtaggaaatttattaaaattctgaaattagaATATACATTCCTTAAGGACTTTGTTCTcagaaataatcttaaaaatatcCTCCAATCGTAAGAGTCAGAGATGGGATGGGGAAGATTGATGGGCAAAGGGCAGGAGGAGAATGGAGAAGATAAAGAAGGATTCCAatcctttctccatctctttgcAGTTGTAAATGACTTACCTTAGccaggtttcctcatctgtaaaatgggcagagTCTTCAGTGCCTGGTGTTCTTCAGAGGCTGGCTTATCATAAAATCCATGCAAATgtggaagacagagagaggaataTAATTAATTAGAtataattagaaaagagaaaatagtttaGTTGGGAGAGATAGAAAAACTAAATGATCAGGGGACTGGTGGAATTTGttgctagaattttttaaaaaaattcatctgaGTTTTTTAGATATTCATCTGCCTAAAGTCAGGGAAGGCAAAGTAATCTTTTGGGGTCTATTACAGCTTTGAGTTGTTTAATTCCCTTGGATGGTTCAATGTGAAAGAAAGAGTCTAACCATCAGATACTTACAGTTTGCTCAGTCCTTCTTTTTTCCGATGCTGCACTCCTATTCATAAATCCTGTAATCTCGGACTCATTCCTGTGGACTTgtagaatgaatttttaaagatcattttCATTCTGAGACAGCCTTAATCTGATGCCAAgttgttgtggggtttttttttttttttgccttcttcattatatttattaaaaaatctatTGCTGCCAGTAGAAGTGGACTatcctgaaaaaaaattacaatttaagtGTGATTAGTAAAGCCTTCCCCCGAATTTGTTCCCATTCTCAATGATTTGGTATGTAGTAGATAGCATGTCTTTTGAGCCTGTTCAATACAGTCATGTCCAAATGCACCACAGGAATATAAATGAATGGTATTGGGCATTTAACTATGTGCCAGGGCATCTTGCAGtcataaaaagttataaaagttatttaactttccCAATAATCTACGTTGGTAAATGTTGCTTTTCCCATTTTGCGGACGGGATAACTAgagtcagagaggttaagttacaCCAATGCcgaaatttttgctttaaataaatacctaccttttaaaattcttgtgGTAAAGacaatttccttttgatttattttgataaCTAAACAAGCGGAAATTAAATACTAGTTATGTATTAAATGTTGAGCTCAGTATTGGAAGCCAAAATAAACTGTGATCCCCTCCTTGGAGGCCCAAAAAAACATATAATCTCAATACAATGCCTTATGGGGAGGGAGGTAAGCTATTGGAACTTGCTGAGAACTCctaacctgtgtgtgtgtgtgtgtgcacgtgtgcactCATGCATATGTGTGCAAGCGCACAGGTGTGTATGCATTTGCACATGTGTTTGTGTGATACAGGGTTTGGGATAGGACTACTGGAGAAGACTGAATTGAATCTTGGAAATGACTCAGAGTTAAGTAGGTGATGAAGGTGAAGAAAAAGAGTGTGTGAAAGAACAGATAAGTGAAAGAACATGaggaaaagcaaaacatttaGAACTGCAAATGTTTAATAACTATAAGGTCAGTGTTGCTTGAAGTGAATCTTAGTGGGGAGCAGTGAGACACGGATCTGTAGAGATGGGCAAAGGACAGGCAGCAGACTGCCTGATGTGCACACGCTTCCTAGCCACGTGGGTAATCTAAGGACTAGTCTAGCTCTCCTGTAACATCTTCAAATACTTGTACCGGGAATCCTAGtgcctctctcttttcctcttctgtcttcATCATCATCTCCATCATCTTCCTCTTCACTTTTCTTCCTATTCATTGCCTTGCCTCCCCTCTTCACTTTTATTTAATCCCTTATCTCttcctttttgtctctcttttttgtcattgttgtcatTTTATTCCACCTATGACAAGCTCAAGACACTGtctttttgcacattcatttctCTGCCAAATTGATTCTTCTGATTACAGTTTAGCAGGTGCTATTTCAGACTTATTACTATATTACCCTTTTTTCTTAACTGTGGTTGTCTTCATTGTGGCTTGTTCCAGTGACTATTCTTGGAAGGCTACCAGGCCATGCTTGTTGAGGTCTCAAGGAGCTCAAATCCTGGTCTTCCTCCGAAATAATGGTCCTGAAATTCTAAGGAATTACATGGAAGTGATAGAAAATAAGCAGTCTTGGGCCCCattcccagagattttgattcaTTAGGTTTGGTTTGGGGCCcaagaatgtgcattttaaattgcAAGAGATTCTAGTGTGTATGATGCATGGGCCACACTTTGAAAAACGCTACTCTAGGAACTATGCTAAGAAGATGAGATGCACTGTGCTGGTCAGGTTTACTGCCAGTGGTCATTCTAGGCTTGGCATATGCTATTCCCACTTTTACCCTCTTCATGAACATTGCGTTTCCTTTTGTCTATTCCATTAGCCCATAAGCTCCTTGGATGCAAGGCATGTAGCTTGTTC is from Macaca thibetana thibetana isolate TM-01 chromosome 16, ASM2454274v1, whole genome shotgun sequence and encodes:
- the LOC126938599 gene encoding keratin-associated protein 2-1-like; its protein translation is MTGSCCGSTFSSLSCGGGCCQPCCYRDPCCCRPVTYQTTVCRPVTCVPRCTRPICEPCRRPVCCDPCSLQEGCCRPITCCPTSCTAVVCRPCCWATTCCQPVSVQSPCCRPPCGQPTPCSTTCRTFSC
- the LOC126938601 gene encoding keratin-associated protein 2-1-like; this translates as MTGSCCGSTFSSLSYGEGCCQPCCYRDPCCCRPVTYQTTVCRPVTCVPRCTRPICEPCRRPVCCDPCSLQEGCCRPITCCPTSCTAVVCRPCCWATTCCQPVSVQSPCCRPPCGQPTPCSTTCRTFSC